The Chryseolinea soli genome contains a region encoding:
- a CDS encoding 30S ribosomal protein S16 — protein MVKIRLARRGRKKLAMYDVVVADARAPRDGRFIEKIGTYNPLTTPASIDLNDEKAFKWLMNGAQPSDTVKAMLSYRGIMLKKHLQIGVIKGAITQEQADAKLADWLKSKEAKIEAKRTKVSASKEESAKARKAAETKIREARAEAIRQKAKVAEEAAAAAAAQPAAAAAENEAPAAEATEQA, from the coding sequence ATGGTTAAAATCAGATTGGCCCGCAGAGGCCGCAAGAAACTGGCGATGTACGATGTAGTCGTAGCCGATGCCAGAGCACCACGCGATGGTCGCTTCATTGAAAAGATCGGGACTTACAATCCCCTCACCACTCCCGCTTCCATTGACCTGAATGATGAAAAAGCATTCAAATGGTTGATGAATGGCGCTCAGCCTTCCGACACGGTGAAAGCCATGCTTTCCTACCGTGGCATCATGCTGAAAAAACACCTCCAAATCGGTGTCATCAAAGGTGCGATCACCCAAGAGCAAGCCGATGCGAAATTGGCCGACTGGCTGAAGAGCAAGGAAGCTAAGATCGAAGCCAAGAGAACTAAAGTTTCCGCTTCCAAGGAAGAAAGTGCGAAAGCCCGCAAGGCTGCCGAAACCAAGATCCGCGAAGCCCGCGCTGAAGCGATCCGCCAAAAGGCGAAGGTTGCCGAAGAAGCTGCTGCTGCCGCCGCCGCACAACCTGCTGCTGCCGCTGCCGAAAACGAAGCTCCGGCCGCAGAAGCTACCGAACAAGCTTAA
- the rimM gene encoding ribosome maturation factor RimM (Essential for efficient processing of 16S rRNA), with amino-acid sequence MDIEECFKIGFILKPHGLKGEVTVSLDDEAPENLAELKALFVEKDNRLVPYFVQTASVHQAKALIKFEDVDTVEEAGKIAKRALYVQKSLRPKSARGEFYSDEIIGFEVWDEETGLLGKVAEVQPGANPLIVVDRELGEVLIPVNGPFIASINKGKKRITVNLPEGFLDI; translated from the coding sequence ATGGACATCGAAGAATGCTTTAAGATCGGCTTCATCCTGAAACCCCACGGCCTGAAAGGCGAGGTGACGGTTTCGCTGGACGACGAAGCTCCCGAAAATCTCGCGGAGCTGAAAGCCCTCTTTGTGGAGAAGGACAACCGCCTGGTACCCTATTTTGTACAAACCGCCTCGGTGCACCAGGCAAAGGCCCTTATCAAATTCGAGGACGTCGACACGGTGGAGGAGGCTGGCAAAATTGCCAAACGCGCGCTCTATGTTCAAAAGTCGCTGCGCCCGAAGTCGGCGCGGGGTGAGTTTTATAGCGACGAGATCATTGGCTTTGAGGTTTGGGATGAAGAAACCGGCTTGCTGGGCAAGGTCGCCGAAGTGCAGCCGGGTGCCAATCCGCTTATCGTGGTCGATCGGGAACTGGGCGAGGTGCTGATTCCTGTGAACGGTCCCTTCATCGCGAGCATTAACAAGGGCAAAAAGCGCATCACCGTGAATCTTCCGGAAGGATTTTTGGATATTTGA
- the trmD gene encoding tRNA (guanosine(37)-N1)-methyltransferase TrmD, which translates to MHIDILTCLPKLIESPFSDSILKRAQAKGLVTVNIIDLRQYATNKHRTTDDYAFGGGAGMVMMIEPIDNCLTELKSQRTYDDIIYMSPDGQRLSQPLANELSLKKNLILLCGHYKGVDERVREHLITREISIGDYVLSGGELAAAVVADAVVRLIPGVLSDETSALSDSFQDNLIAPPVYTRPAEYKGWKVPDVLLSGHQARIEEWRHDQALERTQKRRPELLQKP; encoded by the coding sequence ATGCACATCGACATCCTCACGTGTCTTCCCAAGCTCATTGAAAGCCCGTTCTCGGACTCGATCCTGAAACGCGCCCAGGCCAAGGGGTTGGTCACGGTCAACATCATCGACCTGCGCCAATACGCTACCAACAAACACCGGACAACCGACGACTACGCGTTTGGCGGCGGTGCCGGCATGGTGATGATGATCGAACCCATCGACAACTGCCTGACCGAACTCAAGTCCCAACGAACCTACGACGACATTATTTATATGAGCCCCGACGGCCAGCGCCTGTCGCAGCCCCTGGCCAATGAACTGAGCCTGAAAAAGAACCTCATTTTGCTCTGTGGTCATTATAAGGGGGTGGACGAGCGGGTGCGGGAACACCTGATCACCCGCGAGATCAGCATTGGCGACTACGTTCTTTCCGGCGGCGAGCTGGCCGCGGCCGTGGTGGCCGATGCGGTGGTCCGGCTCATCCCCGGCGTGTTGTCGGACGAGACCTCGGCGCTGAGCGATTCCTTCCAGGACAACCTGATTGCGCCCCCGGTCTATACCCGGCCGGCAGAGTACAAAGGCTGGAAGGTCCCGGACGTGCTTTTGTCGGGACACCAGGCCCGGATCGAGGAGTGGCGGCACGACCAGGCCCTGGAGCGGACGCAAAAAAGACGGCCAGAATTGCTTCAAAAGCCTTAA
- the rplS gene encoding 50S ribosomal protein L19, whose amino-acid sequence MADLIKLVEQEFAKVRETQPSFKPGDTVNVHVKIKEGNKERIQQFQGTVIQRRGTNSNGETFTVRKISNGVGVERIFPIVSPSIDKIEVLKEGKVRRAKLYYLKGKQGKAARIKEKI is encoded by the coding sequence ATGGCAGATCTGATTAAACTCGTCGAGCAAGAATTTGCGAAAGTCCGTGAGACACAACCCAGCTTCAAGCCTGGTGATACTGTGAACGTTCACGTAAAAATAAAAGAAGGTAACAAGGAGCGCATCCAGCAGTTCCAGGGCACGGTGATCCAACGCCGCGGCACCAACAGCAACGGCGAGACATTCACCGTTCGCAAGATCTCCAACGGTGTAGGCGTGGAGCGTATCTTCCCCATCGTTTCTCCCTCTATCGACAAGATCGAAGTATTGAAAGAAGGTAAAGTACGTCGTGCAAAACTGTACTACCTGAAAGGCAAGCAAGGCAAGGCTGCCCGCATCAAAGAGAAGATCTAA
- a CDS encoding class I fructose-bisphosphate aldolase, which translates to MARNIADLLGKDADYLLKHQSKTISKDQLQVPSPDFVDKVFAQSNRSIPVLRNLQALYGTGRLANTGFVSILPIDQGIEHSAGASFAKNPIYFDPENIVKLAIEGGCNGVATTFGALAMVARKYAHKIPLIVKINHNELLTYPNKADQIMFGSIEDAWNMGAAAVGATIYFGSDNATRQIIEVSKAFERAHQLGMATILWCYTRNNAFKKDGVDYHVSADLTGQANHLGVTIQADIIKQKLAETNGGYKMLNTGGSSYGKLDERIYTELTSDHPIDLCRYQVLNCYNGRAGLISSGGESKGASDLADAVRTAVINKRAGGTGLISGRKAFQRPMKEGVEILNAIQDIYLDKSIDLA; encoded by the coding sequence ATGGCTAGAAACATCGCTGACCTACTCGGTAAGGACGCAGACTACCTGCTGAAACACCAAAGTAAAACCATCTCTAAGGATCAACTCCAGGTTCCCAGCCCGGATTTCGTTGACAAAGTCTTTGCTCAATCCAACCGCAGCATCCCCGTGTTGCGCAACTTACAAGCATTATACGGAACCGGCCGTTTGGCCAACACAGGCTTCGTTTCCATTCTTCCTATCGACCAGGGCATCGAACACAGCGCGGGTGCGTCTTTCGCGAAGAATCCCATTTATTTCGATCCTGAAAATATTGTGAAGCTCGCCATCGAAGGCGGCTGCAACGGTGTGGCCACTACGTTTGGCGCACTGGCCATGGTGGCTAGAAAATATGCCCATAAGATTCCTTTGATCGTGAAGATCAACCATAACGAATTGCTCACTTACCCCAACAAGGCCGACCAGATCATGTTCGGTTCCATTGAGGACGCCTGGAACATGGGCGCTGCGGCGGTAGGAGCCACGATCTACTTCGGCTCTGATAATGCTACCCGCCAGATCATTGAAGTGTCTAAAGCTTTTGAGCGCGCTCACCAGCTTGGTATGGCCACTATTCTCTGGTGCTACACCCGTAACAACGCCTTCAAAAAAGACGGTGTTGACTATCACGTATCGGCCGACCTTACCGGCCAGGCCAACCACCTTGGCGTGACCATCCAGGCCGACATCATCAAGCAAAAGCTTGCGGAAACCAACGGCGGCTACAAAATGCTGAACACCGGCGGAAGCAGCTATGGCAAACTGGACGAAAGAATCTATACGGAGCTCACATCCGATCACCCGATCGACCTGTGCCGCTACCAAGTGTTAAATTGCTACAACGGCCGCGCCGGCTTGATCAGCTCCGGTGGCGAGTCCAAGGGGGCAAGCGATCTGGCCGATGCTGTGCGCACGGCCGTGATCAACAAGCGTGCCGGTGGCACCGGGTTGATCTCGGGTCGCAAGGCTTTCCAACGCCCCATGAAAGAAGGCGTGGAGATCCTGAACGCCATCCAGGATATTTACCTCGATAAATCGATCGATTTAGCTTAA
- the accD gene encoding acetyl-CoA carboxylase, carboxyltransferase subunit beta — protein sequence MSWFKRSDKGILTPTESKREVPDGLWFKSPAGKIVHTRELKNNAYVVPDEDFHVRIGSEEYFEVLFDEGKYTELDPTMESADPLKFKDTKPYPKRIKESQEKSQLKDAVRTAYGKMNGIDITIGCMDFSFIGGSMGSVVGEKIARAMDHSLQTKKPFLMISRSGGARMMEAGLSLMQMAKTSAKIALLDAAKIPYISLLTDPTTGGVTASYAMLGDFNIAEPGALIGFAGPRVIRETIGKDLPKGFQSAEFVLEHGFLDFIIDRRNMKNRLSTLLRMLQN from the coding sequence ATGTCTTGGTTCAAACGCAGCGATAAAGGAATACTCACTCCCACCGAATCCAAACGCGAAGTGCCCGACGGCCTCTGGTTCAAGTCGCCCGCCGGCAAAATTGTTCACACGCGCGAGTTGAAGAACAACGCCTATGTGGTGCCCGATGAAGACTTTCACGTGCGCATTGGCTCGGAAGAATATTTCGAAGTGCTGTTTGACGAAGGCAAATACACCGAGTTGGACCCCACCATGGAGTCGGCCGACCCGTTGAAATTCAAAGACACCAAGCCGTATCCGAAGCGCATCAAAGAAAGCCAGGAGAAGTCCCAGCTGAAAGATGCCGTGCGCACGGCCTATGGCAAAATGAATGGCATCGACATCACCATCGGCTGCATGGACTTCAGTTTCATCGGCGGTTCGATGGGTTCGGTTGTGGGCGAGAAAATTGCCCGGGCGATGGACCACAGCCTTCAAACAAAAAAACCGTTCCTCATGATCTCCCGCTCCGGCGGCGCGCGCATGATGGAAGCCGGACTTTCACTGATGCAAATGGCGAAGACATCGGCCAAGATCGCTTTGCTGGATGCTGCCAAAATTCCTTATATCTCCCTGCTGACCGACCCCACTACGGGCGGTGTAACGGCATCGTATGCCATGCTGGGCGATTTCAATATTGCCGAACCCGGCGCGCTCATCGGCTTTGCCGGTCCCCGCGTGATCCGTGAAACCATTGGCAAGGACCTTCCGAAAGGTTTTCAAAGCGCAGAGTTTGTGTTGGAACATGGCTTTCTCGATTTCATCATCGACCGGCGCAACATGAAAAACCGCCTCTCTACGTTGCTGCGCATGCTGCAGAACTAG
- a CDS encoding ABC transporter permease, producing the protein MIKNYIKVALRSLIKQKVYTLINVLGLSVGIASCLLITMFVIEEFSYDKFLTDADRIYKVVLERKYPNHSTNYAFIPHSYSDVMSRDFAEVEDVVKVSGPINNVVVNYTDRKNEVKQFEENFVMAADSNFFSFFSLKLVKGDPKTVLTKLNDIVLTQETANRYFGQDDPLGKTLKIFNQDFNVTGICENLPDNSHLKFDFLSKWNDQFFGGPKVNFITFSAHTYIKLKPGANAAALEAKFPKMVDTYASAQIEQDLGKSWADYKREGNGYRYFLQPLTSIHLDPTNLEGSMRPGGNRNYVYFLICIASLILAIACINFMNLATARSAERAREVGVRKTMGSLKGQLVYQFLVESVLLSLFATVLAIGLAQLALPYFNALAGKHLSLPFTPGILGGLLLISVVVGFMAGSYPAFALSSINPIVVMKGHFASQAKGSWLRNGLVVLQFFISIVLIVGTLTVVKQMNYMENKSLGYDKEQVLVIDRAFALNNKAQTFIEEMKRVPGVVSAGGTFSLLGRQGDFFGAQFTPEGSSEILTTKSMGIDDDFAQTIGFEFVAGRGYSKETNDSLSIILNETAVKTMGLSDPVGKKLKQILRRPEGNAEVVFTIIGVIKDFNFQSLRDPITPLTIQSVESFGGGAGYVTVRLNQRDARSIVSAAEEKWKTLAPDQPFKYLFLDQNLHAQYAAEQQAGNVFAVFSGLAIVIACVGLFGLAAYTANLRTKEIGVRKVMGASVFSVVILLSKEFTKLIVVAFVLSVPFSWFIMDRWLEGFAFRVDMGVGVFLLAGGIALLISWITVSYQSIRAAIVNPIKSLRSE; encoded by the coding sequence ATGATCAAGAACTACATCAAGGTCGCCCTCCGCAGCCTTATCAAACAAAAAGTGTACACGCTCATCAATGTCCTGGGGCTTTCCGTGGGCATCGCGAGCTGTCTTCTCATCACCATGTTTGTGATCGAGGAGTTTTCGTACGACAAATTTTTGACGGATGCCGATCGCATCTACAAGGTCGTACTGGAGCGAAAGTATCCCAATCACTCCACCAACTATGCTTTCATCCCCCATTCTTATTCCGACGTGATGTCGCGCGACTTTGCAGAAGTGGAAGACGTGGTAAAAGTGAGCGGCCCCATCAACAACGTCGTGGTGAATTATACCGACCGCAAAAACGAAGTGAAGCAGTTTGAAGAAAACTTCGTCATGGCTGCCGACTCCAACTTCTTTTCTTTTTTCAGTTTGAAGCTGGTCAAAGGCGATCCAAAAACGGTGTTGACTAAGCTGAACGACATCGTGCTAACACAAGAGACCGCCAACCGCTACTTTGGCCAGGACGACCCCCTGGGAAAAACACTAAAGATCTTCAATCAGGATTTCAATGTCACCGGCATTTGCGAAAACCTGCCGGACAATTCACATTTAAAATTTGATTTCTTATCGAAGTGGAATGATCAGTTCTTTGGCGGCCCAAAGGTGAACTTCATCACTTTCTCGGCACATACCTATATAAAACTCAAACCCGGCGCCAACGCTGCCGCACTGGAAGCAAAATTTCCCAAGATGGTGGACACCTATGCGTCGGCGCAGATCGAACAAGATCTTGGAAAATCATGGGCTGACTACAAGCGCGAGGGCAACGGCTACCGCTACTTCCTTCAACCCCTCACGTCCATTCACCTCGACCCGACAAACCTGGAAGGATCCATGCGCCCAGGGGGAAACCGCAATTATGTGTACTTCCTCATCTGCATCGCCTCGCTCATCCTGGCGATCGCATGCATCAACTTTATGAACCTGGCCACGGCGCGTTCGGCCGAGCGGGCGCGTGAAGTGGGCGTGCGCAAGACAATGGGTTCGTTGAAAGGCCAGCTGGTTTATCAGTTCCTGGTGGAGTCTGTCCTGCTAAGTTTGTTTGCGACGGTGTTGGCGATAGGCTTGGCTCAGCTCGCTCTGCCTTACTTCAATGCCTTGGCGGGAAAACATCTCTCCCTTCCGTTTACACCTGGTATATTGGGGGGCCTATTACTTATCTCGGTGGTGGTAGGTTTTATGGCCGGCAGTTATCCAGCCTTCGCGTTGTCGTCGATCAATCCTATTGTGGTGATGAAAGGTCATTTTGCCAGCCAGGCAAAGGGTTCGTGGTTGAGAAACGGGTTGGTTGTTCTTCAGTTCTTCATTTCCATCGTGCTCATCGTAGGTACCCTCACGGTGGTGAAGCAGATGAACTATATGGAAAACAAATCGCTCGGTTATGACAAAGAGCAAGTGCTGGTCATCGATCGCGCGTTTGCGCTGAACAATAAGGCGCAGACCTTCATCGAAGAGATGAAGCGCGTCCCGGGTGTGGTGAGTGCCGGGGGCACCTTCTCGCTCCTGGGCCGGCAGGGTGATTTCTTCGGGGCACAATTCACGCCCGAAGGCTCGTCGGAAATCCTCACCACAAAAAGCATGGGTATCGACGATGACTTTGCGCAAACCATCGGCTTTGAGTTTGTAGCAGGCCGGGGATATTCTAAAGAAACCAATGACTCTCTTTCTATCATCTTAAATGAAACGGCCGTCAAAACCATGGGACTCTCCGACCCCGTGGGTAAAAAGTTGAAGCAGATCTTGCGCCGTCCGGAAGGAAATGCAGAAGTTGTCTTTACGATCATTGGTGTCATCAAGGATTTCAATTTTCAATCCCTGCGCGATCCTATCACGCCCCTCACGATTCAGAGCGTCGAGAGCTTTGGCGGTGGCGCGGGCTATGTGACGGTACGGCTCAACCAAAGAGATGCCCGTAGCATCGTGAGCGCCGCGGAAGAAAAATGGAAAACCTTGGCGCCGGATCAGCCCTTTAAGTATTTATTCCTCGATCAAAATCTTCATGCTCAATACGCAGCAGAGCAACAGGCCGGCAACGTCTTTGCAGTTTTCTCCGGGTTGGCCATTGTGATTGCTTGTGTGGGATTGTTTGGGTTGGCGGCCTATACCGCGAACTTGCGGACGAAGGAGATTGGTGTACGCAAGGTGATGGGCGCTTCTGTTTTTAGTGTCGTGATCTTGTTGTCGAAAGAGTTTACGAAACTGATTGTGGTGGCCTTCGTGTTGTCGGTGCCATTTTCGTGGTTTATTATGGATCGGTGGCTTGAGGGATTTGCGTTCCGCGTGGATATGGGTGTCGGGGTGTTTTTGCTGGCGGGGGGTATAGCGTTGTTGATCTCATGGATCACGGTGAGCTATCAGTCGATCCGGGCGGCGATTGTTAATCCTATAAAATCTCTTCGAAGCGAATGA
- the hemE gene encoding uroporphyrinogen decarboxylase, whose translation MNDRLISAAKGLATDRTPIWLMRQAGRILPEYRKVRETAKDFKTLVKTPELATEVTIQPVDILGVDAAIIFSDILVIPEAMGLNYEMEENKGPVFPKRITSEADLASLHIAQAEELQYVLDAIRLTKKELQGKVPLIGFAGAPWTIFSYMIEGKGSKTFSQAKKMLYTQPAFSHRLLDMIAQSTIHYLKAQIKAGADIVQIFDSWAGILSPDQYAEFSLKYISKICDALGNDVPKIVFAKGAFFARAEMNTINCDVVGLDWNMGIAESRALLPNKVLQGNLDPCALYGSLDDVRRETKKMLNAFGPHKHIANLGHGLYPDTEVDKVKCYIDTVKEYSATLRR comes from the coding sequence ATGAATGATAGATTGATTTCTGCCGCCAAAGGACTTGCCACCGACCGTACCCCCATCTGGCTGATGCGCCAGGCCGGCCGCATCCTCCCGGAATACAGAAAAGTAAGGGAAACCGCGAAAGACTTTAAAACCCTTGTAAAAACCCCCGAGCTGGCCACGGAGGTGACCATACAGCCCGTGGATATCCTCGGTGTAGACGCAGCCATCATTTTTTCCGACATCCTTGTCATCCCCGAGGCTATGGGCCTCAACTATGAAATGGAGGAGAACAAAGGCCCTGTCTTTCCGAAAAGAATCACCTCGGAAGCCGATCTCGCATCGCTGCACATCGCGCAAGCCGAAGAACTCCAGTACGTGTTGGACGCTATCCGTCTCACCAAAAAAGAGCTTCAAGGCAAAGTGCCGCTGATTGGATTTGCCGGTGCTCCGTGGACGATCTTCTCCTATATGATCGAAGGCAAAGGCAGCAAAACATTTAGCCAGGCAAAAAAAATGCTCTATACCCAGCCCGCGTTCTCACACCGCCTGCTGGACATGATCGCCCAAAGCACCATCCACTACCTGAAGGCCCAGATCAAAGCCGGCGCCGACATCGTACAGATCTTTGACTCCTGGGCAGGAATATTATCGCCGGATCAATACGCTGAATTTTCCCTGAAATACATCTCAAAAATCTGTGACGCCCTTGGAAACGACGTTCCCAAAATTGTCTTCGCCAAGGGAGCCTTCTTCGCCCGCGCCGAAATGAACACCATCAACTGCGACGTCGTAGGGTTAGACTGGAACATGGGCATCGCCGAATCGCGCGCCCTGCTCCCCAACAAAGTGCTGCAAGGCAACCTCGACCCCTGCGCGCTCTACGGCTCCCTCGACGACGTGCGACGCGAAACCAAAAAAATGCTCAACGCCTTCGGCCCCCACAAGCACATCGCTAACCTTGGTCACGGTTTATATCCCGACACCGAAGTTGACAAAGTGAAATGCTACATCGACACGGTGAAAGAATATAGCGCAACGTTGCGTCGCTAG
- a CDS encoding DUF4249 domain-containing protein: MRLTISKIKTRFITISSGLFLLVLNNCVTPFEPERRVIEKQLVVSGAITDGPGPHFISVNYTPPYSDIKQKSYLYPNNARVFLQDDTGYEEEMTPTTYGTYKTADDTKGVPGRSYHVTIVLENGTRYESRPELMAPVPAIDTLFAEFKPLPSPDVPGKFSIYLETSDAPETNNYYWWNWQHYETLPYCKIVALPGGGRLAYPCCNPCWRITFCDGCFSVTSDYLSNGKRLRRQHITDVPYDSKDPYYIMVKQQSLSEGAFKFWSAVYDQLNNTGGVFDKSPATIQGNVFNVSDPTEQVLGYFMANSVVQRYFYVDRNVDVLLVRRPFNPYQIAETCVNCENQVGRTNVMPPGWIN; this comes from the coding sequence ATGAGGCTGACGATCTCCAAGATAAAGACAAGGTTCATCACCATTTCTTCCGGCCTCTTTCTGCTGGTGCTGAACAATTGTGTTACCCCCTTTGAACCGGAACGCCGGGTCATAGAAAAGCAGCTGGTGGTGAGTGGTGCAATCACCGATGGTCCGGGACCGCATTTCATCAGCGTGAACTACACTCCACCCTATTCCGATATCAAACAGAAATCATATCTCTATCCCAACAACGCCCGCGTGTTTCTCCAGGATGATACAGGGTATGAAGAAGAGATGACGCCAACTACCTATGGCACCTACAAAACAGCGGACGATACGAAGGGTGTACCGGGCAGAAGCTATCATGTAACGATTGTGCTGGAAAATGGTACGCGCTATGAATCCCGCCCTGAACTGATGGCGCCGGTGCCGGCAATTGATACGTTGTTTGCAGAATTCAAACCGCTTCCTTCTCCGGACGTGCCGGGTAAATTTTCGATCTATCTTGAGACCAGCGATGCGCCGGAGACAAACAATTATTATTGGTGGAACTGGCAGCATTACGAAACACTGCCCTATTGCAAGATCGTGGCGCTTCCCGGTGGAGGCAGGCTTGCTTATCCCTGCTGCAATCCCTGTTGGAGGATCACATTTTGCGACGGATGTTTTTCTGTTACGTCCGATTACCTGAGCAATGGCAAACGCTTGAGAAGACAACACATCACGGATGTGCCCTACGATTCGAAGGATCCGTATTACATCATGGTGAAGCAACAATCCCTCTCCGAGGGGGCCTTCAAATTCTGGTCTGCTGTTTATGATCAACTCAACAACACCGGCGGTGTGTTTGATAAATCTCCCGCTACCATCCAGGGCAATGTGTTCAACGTCAGCGATCCGACGGAACAAGTGCTCGGCTATTTTATGGCGAACAGCGTTGTGCAGCGATATTTTTATGTTGATCGCAATGTCGATGTGCTGCTCGTCCGCAGGCCATTCAATCCCTATCAGATTGCGGAAACCTGTGTTAATTGCGAGAACCAAGTCGGCCGCACGAACGTCATGCCGCCGGGATGGATAAACTAA